The nucleotide window GCCTATTGCACGGTGCTGTTCCCGTTGGTGGCGTTGAATGTGTCGGCGGTGGCCGAGGGGTATCAGTGGACGGCGCCGGCCTTGTTGGGGCTGGTGACGGTGATGGCGGGGAATGTGCTGGTGTTTCGCAAGTCCAAGGCCAAGGTGGCTGACGGTATTTTGGTGGCCAAATAGATAATCTGTTGCCTGTACCGGCCTCTTCGCGGGTAAACCCGCTCCCACAGGTATTGCACAGGTCCTGAGGGCTGTGGGGTACCTGTGGGAGCGGGTTTACCCGCGAAGAGGCCGGTGCAGGCAACGAATAACTATCAGCCCTTCCACACCTGCGGGTTCACCAGGTCCCGCGGCCGTTCACCCAGCAGAGCCGCGCGCAGGTTCTCCATCGCGCGGTTGGCCATGGCCTCACGGGTTTCGGCAGTGGCCGAACCGATGTGCGGCAAGGTCAGCGCGTTGGGCAGTTTGAACAGCGGCGAATCGCTCAGCGGCTCTTTCTCGTACACATCCAGGCCTGCCCCACGAATGGTGCCGTTCTGCAGCGCTTCGATCAGCGCGGCTTCGTCCACCACCGGCCCGCGTGCGATGTTGATCAGGAACGCGCTTGGTTTCATCAGCTTCAGTTCACGCGCACTGATCAACTTGCGGGTGGCGTCGGACAATGGCACCACAATGACGACGAAGTCCGCTTCTGCCAGCAACTGCTCCAGGCTGCGGAACTGCGCGCCCAGCTCTTGCTCCAGCGCGGTCTTGCGGCTGTTGCCCGCGTAGATGACCGGCATGTTGAAGCCGAACCGGCCGCGACGGGCAATGGCGGCTCCGATGTTGCCCATACCGACGATACCCAGCGTCTTGCCATGCACATCGCTGCCGAAGAGGGCCGGGCCCACGGTGGCCTGCCAGTTGCCGGCCTTGGTCCAGGCATCCAGTTCGGCAGTGCGGCGGGCGCAGCCCATGACCAGCGAGAAGCCCAGGTCGGCGGTGCTTTCGGTGAGTACATCGGGGGTGTTGGTCAGGGCGATGCCGCGTTCGTTGAAGTAGTCCAGGTCGTAGTTGTCGTAGCCGACCGACACACTGGACACCACCTCCAGCCTGGCCGCGCCTTCAAGCTGCGCACGGCCCAGCTTGCGCCCGACACCGATCAGACCGTGGGCCTCCGGCAGGGCCTCGTTGAACTGGGCGTTGATGTCGCCCAGCTTGGGGTTGGGCAAAATCACGTTGAAGTCTTGCTGCAGGCGCTCGGCCATGGCCGGGGTGATACGGCTGAAGGCCAGGACGGTCTTTTTCATCGGGCAACTTCTCTGCAAGGCGGGGGTAGGTAATGGTTAGCAACCTACCATTGTCCACCCCCGCAATGCAGCAGCTTTTTAGTTGGCGATCAGCACCTGATGGGTTTTCAGGTCCGCCTCATGGGCCGCGAGAATCTCCGGTAGCGAGTTGCGCAGGTACTCGACCCACGTCTTGATCTTGGCATCCAGGTACTGCCGCGACGGGTAGATGGCGTACAGGTTCAGCTCCTGCAGGCGGTATTCGGGCAGCACCCGCACCAGGCTGCCATCCCGCAGGCCGTCGATGGCCGAATAGATCGGCAGCACGCCTACGCCCATGCCGCTGCGGATGGCAGTCTTCATGGCATCAGCTGTATTGACCATGAACGGCGAACTGGTGATGTTGACCATCTCCTGGCCTTCCGGGCCGTCGAACAGCCATTTTTCCAGCGGGATCACCGGGCTGACCATGCGCAGGCAGGCGTGCTTGAGCAGGTCGGCGGGCTTTTGCGCACTGCCGTGGCGAGCGATGTAGTCGGGCGAGGCGCAGACGATGCTGTAGGTGATGCCCAGGCGCTGCGACACGAACCCGGAGTCGGGCAGTTCGGTGGCCAGCACGATGGACACGTCATAGCCCTCGTCAAGCAGGTCGGGCACGCGGTTGGCCATGGTCAGGTCGAAGGTGACGTCCGGGTGCGATTCGCGGTAGCGGGCAATGGCATCGACCACGAAGTGCTGGCCCACCCCGGTCATCGAGTGCACCTTCAGCTGCCCGGCCGGGCGGGCATGGGCATCGCTGGCTTCGGCTTCGGCTTCTTCCACATAGGTAAGAATCTGTTCGCAGCGCATCAGGTAGCGCTTGCCGGCCTCGGTCAGCGCAATGCGGCGGGTGGTACGGTTGAGCAGCCTTGTTTGCAGATGGGCTTCCAGGTTGGAGACCGCCCGCGACACGTTCGCGGTGGTCGTATCGAGTTGCGCGGCAGCAGCGGTAAAGCTGCCAAGCTGGGCTACGCAACTGAAAGCACGCATGTTTTGCAGGGTGTCCATGGGTCACTCTCGATGTAGAGGACAAAATTGTGTCACGAAGTAACGCAGAAAAGCTGAAAAGTTGCCTTCGACCAAAGGCGGATTATCGCTGTTTTGGTAACAAAGATTCGCAGGAATCTGCGCT belongs to Pseudomonas putida NBRC 14164 and includes:
- a CDS encoding 2-hydroxyacid dehydrogenase, with product MKKTVLAFSRITPAMAERLQQDFNVILPNPKLGDINAQFNEALPEAHGLIGVGRKLGRAQLEGAARLEVVSSVSVGYDNYDLDYFNERGIALTNTPDVLTESTADLGFSLVMGCARRTAELDAWTKAGNWQATVGPALFGSDVHGKTLGIVGMGNIGAAIARRGRFGFNMPVIYAGNSRKTALEQELGAQFRSLEQLLAEADFVVIVVPLSDATRKLISARELKLMKPSAFLINIARGPVVDEAALIEALQNGTIRGAGLDVYEKEPLSDSPLFKLPNALTLPHIGSATAETREAMANRAMENLRAALLGERPRDLVNPQVWKG
- a CDS encoding LysR family transcriptional regulator; amino-acid sequence: MDTLQNMRAFSCVAQLGSFTAAAAQLDTTTANVSRAVSNLEAHLQTRLLNRTTRRIALTEAGKRYLMRCEQILTYVEEAEAEASDAHARPAGQLKVHSMTGVGQHFVVDAIARYRESHPDVTFDLTMANRVPDLLDEGYDVSIVLATELPDSGFVSQRLGITYSIVCASPDYIARHGSAQKPADLLKHACLRMVSPVIPLEKWLFDGPEGQEMVNITSSPFMVNTADAMKTAIRSGMGVGVLPIYSAIDGLRDGSLVRVLPEYRLQELNLYAIYPSRQYLDAKIKTWVEYLRNSLPEILAAHEADLKTHQVLIAN